The Apis mellifera strain DH4 linkage group LG16, Amel_HAv3.1, whole genome shotgun sequence genome has a segment encoding these proteins:
- the LOC551848 gene encoding protocadherin-like wing polarity protein stan isoform X2, whose product MERWKWIVLLLAVFWTLTDAYLAVVSSNTPAGSVVFEAGVPQLGGRRKYEVSSERTAWFARKLLKVHPHTGRVTLARPLSCDGLQYPRIFTFYVDSTSSRLGRPTIDYYSLPLRILITGCGGENRDLAATRGWTAETLASYAMPSTERFTEVCLRTSQLVAALRDFLPQTALKECETRWGGVADPRFLIEGAAGDLVSATEQCLVDPLWKVSVSMNLRCGMESRLTDAEHRLKIVFHHRQLDDTDLGRRVRRELKNQSPYFEQSLYVAVVEEEKEPGVYVTSVRARDPEGGTVRYSMSSLLDARSQALLVLDPVTGRVTTRARLDRESVDVHYFRVLAVDDSFPPRTGTTTLQVNVLDTNDHAPSFEWPEEEASIREGVPVGSTVVTVKATDQDAGRNAEVEYSILSTTSSSGTANTEDALIFRIDPRTGVVTTRTPLDREKTEVYTVILSVSDQATPPSARKTANATLVVRVLDDNDNYPQFTERTYSAWIPEDLDYTANPVIARIRATDADSGNNAAVRYAIIGGNTQNTFSIDSMVGDVALVKPLDYESTRSYKIVIRAQDGGSPARSNTTQLLVHVGDVNDNAPRFYTSHFQESVSENVPVGYSILRIQAYDADEGANAQIKYTIGARDFTGASTENFPITVNTETGWLYTTKQLDREQCSRYQFTVIAADSGEISKSASATVILTVTDVNDNDPYFDPKNYESVVSEDDPPGTPVTSVTATDPDEDARIHYEITAGNTRGRFAIASQNGRGLITIAQPLDYKQEKRFVLTVTASDSGGRTDTALVYVNISDANNFSPVFENAPYSVSVFEDAPIGTTVLVVSATDSDVGKNAQVTYSLDTDNGDQTASEFIINPQTGAITTTKPLDREIVPAYLLTVTARDGGIPPLSDTTDVEISVTDVNDNAPVFEAPQYQGSIPEDVLVGTSVLRVSATDADTDLNGRVRYALEDDGDGAFAVDSTTGIIRTAKPLDRESVAKYILKAVAMDRGSPSLSTVVPVTIKIEDVNDSPPAFENDKIILYIAENSPIGSTVGEIYAHDPDEGPNAVVQYSVIGGEDSNSFALNIRPGADRAELITLEELDYESPKKKFELVVRAASPPLRSDALVQILVTDVNDNAPVLKDFQIIFNNFKDFFPTAPIGKIPAIDADVTDKLTYTILAGNNANLIDLNRTSGEIRLSPQLNTNVPRVATMEVSVTDGINEVKATMTLSVRLITDKMLLNSITVRLDDMTAEAFLSPLLGYFLDGLAAIIPCPRENIFLFSIQEDANVNGKILNVSFSARKVEPGVTDEFYSPQFLQERVYLNRGILARLATVTVLPFDDNLCVREPCLNFEECLTVLKFGNASGFASSDTVLFRPIYPVTTFACRCARGFTGSKESYLCDTEVNLCYSNPCVNGGTCYRREGGYACSCSPEFGGENCEISLDKDSCAPGICKGGSQCTMKTTGGFTCEGCPVTTLENVTPLCELKARSFGPATFLTFASLRQRHRLQIKLRFATEAANGLLLYNGRYNEKHDFIALEIIDSEVQFSFSLGDEITRTSASIPGGVSDGQWHEVEVSYINKTVTISLDNCDVALALEYGDRLGRKWSCAGRSEQVLEERCSIVTETCHRFLDLTGPLQLGGLPAIPSSFRIRNKDFVGCVSDLYIDHIFIDLNSFVADNGTNPGCPEKVSFCSSSPCKNNGKCREIWAGFVCECEENFAGPTCADEVGKPWNFHGDGMISFNPLLRPIQLPWLTALSLRTRSRQAFVMSVQIGQNSSALIQIREGKLVALLDGADIIQTLNDIADGEWHRVEIVWQSGHVSLDIDYRSRPILSSLPAKLQGLYIGRILVGGPEQSMNIELPYFDGCLQDIRIGSNQSVLLRPTVQENVATGCSSEAECNVDCPEASICVPKWKAGECVCATGRVGRNCERVCDLNPCNNSGACIEDATSRRGYRCECNSPEYSGNYCEIKADQPCPATWWGSPVCGPCHCDESKGYDPACNKTTGECYCKENHYQPSGKKECIPCECYATGSFGPRCDTETGQCRCRVGVIGRSCTACPNPYAEVTLRGCEVVYDGCPRSYSEGLWWPRTKFGMIAVEDCPDMAEGKTSRSCDDKLGGWQEPDLFNCTSEAFIEQRHQLAALETKELTLNTYVAVKIAKDVYRAVNVTKELYGADLLVAESLLVALLQYEESLVGLNLTHSQDKDYVSYLVGIASNILKSKYLEKWSRIETLNGDTPDKVLNAMGNYLKTLTASQHDTFTNPFEIVDINVVLGLDVVTSESLFGYETAEYTEDPSASTARPTEADQKVVLPDTSAFLSSPAHFGPSITFPKYNNYMADPNRFDPYSKIRVPLDILGIKTLMQGELNVKKSLVNRKAVLSYVQYKQLGALLPQRFDDSVSVRWGVEVAVGSPVITVSVLVPSNDGYISLTGIPLQSPVQISLWLSEKDDIKTRTNPQCVHWSTARGVGEWSRMGCTTESEDDSLSFGTIVNCSCFQLSTFAILTDVLDPEYVPEPSLLEDVTSYSAFMLALPLLLSALLILALIRGGGTNSNSIHKNLVMCVFFAEVLYLIALKARSPLVSNEFPCKLTAIGLHYAWLSTFSWTLVDSIHLYRMLTEMRDVNHGQMRFYYAMGYGAPAIIVGLTIGVRADQYGNFYFCWLSIYETVIWSLIGPICLAIFVNFCILVMSIRAAFTLKEHIMGFGNLRTLLWLSVASLPLLGSTWTLTVLNASENSPTLSYLLSIAVVVHASFSLIGYCFINGRVRRNLYLSLLRCIGKKTPLLEGSMGNGSSSQNVNGHSRSALAYSSTYSGAESVCRRVHVGVSTSSTTSRSTNKTGSSPYRSDTHLRHTSTSTSNYNSDRDPYLSSRSHRSTLHSRQEPRNQRRDSESDSDGSQAEGGGRSLDLASSHSSDEEDVTSRSHRNMGVSTQQPVTHSYLPNIHSNPTEHLNILCSNTDLFPNIKPIYAPRWSSQLPEAYLSSNAMDVRGSQWSGGTISDNEMASNKTSSPNPLPYPDMNSPQKSQPDENYSEGEEKLHHLGEKYLFPYTAEEDHTVSPTPYMLPMSSRILASSMSHHSQNSNHENMSGSERYGSLKRGQSIHSSQHDNLSGSERYGSLKRGKITPTVLEDSPEYILPMSGRILSSSLTHDLQHSNELAALRQQQQQYEQTITETEKDTNAETSV is encoded by the exons ATGGAGAGATGGAAATGGATTGTTCTACTGCTCGCGGTCTTTTGGACCCTAACCGATGCATACCTGGCGGTGGTGTCCTCGAACACACCCGCCGGTAGTGTGGTCTTCGAGGCAGGTGTACCACAGCTGGGTGGCCGTCGAAAGTACGAGGTCTCGAGCGAACGAACTGCCTGGTTCGCAAGAAAATTACTCAAGGTGCATCCTCACACCGGTCGTGTTACACTGGCGCGGCCATTGAGTTGCGACGGCCTTCAATATCCACGTATCTTCACCTTTTACGTGGATTCGACCAGTAGCAGATTAGGTAGACCGACGATCGACTATTATAGCTTGCCACTTAGGATCCTGATCACAGGTTGTGGTGGGGAGAACCGAGATCTGGCTGCCACCAGAGGATGGACGGCAGAGACATTAGCTTCGTATGCTATGCCTAGTACCGAGAG GTTCACCGAGGTTTGTCTTAGAACATCGCAATTAGTCGCGGCGTTACGAGATTTTCTTCCTCAGACGGCTTTGAAAGAGTGCGAAACCAGATGGGGCGGTGTAGCAGATCCTAGGTTTCTGATCGAAGGTGCAGCAGGAGATTTAGTTTCAGCAACGGAACAGTGTCTAGTGGATCCTCTTTGGAAAGTGTCTGTATCGATGAATCTAAGATGCGGAATGGAATCACGGTTAACCGATGCCGAACATCGTCTCAAGATCGTTTTTCATCACCGTCAATTGGACGATACGGATCTAGGTCGACGAGTCCGAAGGGAATTGAAAAATCAGTCTCCCTATTTTGAACAATCTCTATACGTCGCAGTCGttgaagaggagaaagaaccTGGCGTGTACGTAACATCTGTTCGGGCCAGAGACCCAGAAGGTGGAACAGTTCGTTATTCAATGAGCTCTCTGCTCGATGCACGATCACAAGCGCTGCTAGTATTGGATCCTGTCACAGGAAGAGTTACTACGCGAGCCAGATTGGACAGAGAAAGCGTAGACGTCCATTATTTTCGGGTACTCGCCGTCGATGATTCGTTCCCTCCGAGGACAGGTACCACTACACTGCAAGTTAATGTTCTTGATACAAATGATCACGCCCCCAGTTTCGAGTGGCCAGAAGAAGAAGCTTCCATCAGAGAGGGCGTACCG GTAGGTTCGACGGTTGTCACAGTGAAAGCTACGGATCAGGATGCTGGCAGAAACGCCGAGGTTGAATATTCCATCTTGTCTACGACTAGTAGCAGTGGAACTGCGAATACCGAGGATGCCTTGATCTTCAGGATAGATCCGAGAACCGGTGTGGTCACGACACGTACGCCTCTCGACAGGGAAAAAACCGAAGTGTACACGGTTATTCTGAGCGTGTCCGATCAGGCGACGCCACCATCCGCGCGAAAAACCGCAAATGCAACATTGGTGGTCCGTGTGCTGgacgataatgataattaccCACAATTCACCGAGCGTACTTATTCTGCTTGGATACCAGAGGACTTGGATTACACGGCGAATCCAGTGATAGCGCGTATACGCGCGACAGACGCTGACTCGGGGAACAACGCGGCTGTTCGATACGCCATAATTGGTGGAAATACTCAAAATACCTTTTCGATAGACTCCATGGTCGGTGACGTTGCCCTCGTTAAACCTCTCGACTACGAGTCTACCAGGAGTTACAAGATAGTAATACGTGCACAAGATGGCGGCTCACCGGCTAGATCAAACACCACGCAACTGTTGGTACACGTGGGAGACGTTAATGATAATGCTCCACGATTTTACACCAGTCATTTTCAAGAATCTGTTTCCGAGAATGTACCTGTAGGTTATTCGATCCTCAGAATACAAGCGTACGATGCCGATGAAGGCGCGAACGCTCAGATAAAATATACTATCGGAGCTCGAGATTTCACAGGCGCTTCTACGGAAAATTTTCCCATAACTGTCAATACGGAGACTGGATGGCTTTATACGACAAAACAACTTGATCGTGAACAATGTTCTAG gtaCCAATTCACCGTGATTGCTGCAGACTCGGGGGAAATATCAAAATCTGCTAGCGCTACTGTAATACTCACCGTGACCGATGTAAACGATAATGATCCGTATTTCGACCCGAAAAATTACGAATCCGTCGTTTCGGAAGATGATCCGCCAGGCACACCAGTTACTTCTGTCACGGCAACCGATCCCGACGAGGATGCCAGGATACACTACGAAATTACTGCGGGCAACACTAGGGGTCGTTTCGCGATCGCGTCTCAAAACGGAAGGGGCTTGATAACGATAGCCCAACCGCTCGATTATAAACAAGAGAAAAGATTCGTTTTAACCGTGACTGCCTCGGACAGCGGTGGCAGAACCGACACAGCTCTTGTTTACGTAAATATTTCGGACGCGAACAATTTCTCGCCCGTGTTTGAGAATGCGCCCTATTCCGTTTCCGTCTTCGAGGATGCACCAATCGGCACGACGGTTCTGGTCGTAAGCGCGACCGATTCTGACGTTGGGAAAAATGCACAAGTCACGTACAGTTTGGACACGGATAACGGGGATCAAACGGCATccgaatttatcataaatccCCAAACCGGCGCCATCACGACTACCAAACCGCTGGATCGTGAAATTGTACCTGCTTATTTGTTAACCGTTACAGCAAGGGATGGAGGGATACCACCATTGTCGGACACCACCGATGTGGAGATATCCGTTACAGACGTGAACGATAACGCCCCTGTTTTCGAAGCTCCTCAATATCAAGGATCTATTCCGGAAGATGTTTTGGTTGGTACTAGTGTTCTGAGAGTTTCTGCAACCGATGCGGATACTGATCTTAACGGCAGG gtGAGATATGCTTTGGAAGACGATGGCGACGGCGCGTTTGCCGTAGATTCAACGACAGGAATAATCAGAACAGCGAAGCCATTGGACAGGGAATCCGTTGCAAAGTATATCTTGAAAGCGGTTGCGATGGATCGAGGATCTCCCTCCCTTTCGACCGTGGTACCAGTAACGATTAAAATAGAGGACGTGAACGACTCGCCGCCCGCATTCGAAAACGACAAGATCATTCTTTACATAGCGGAAAATTCACCGATAGGGTCGACCGTGGGTGAAATTTATGCCCACGATCCGGACGAAGGACCGAACGCCGTTGTGCAGTATTCCGTGATAGGGGGTGAAGATTCGAATAGTTTCGCCCTGAATATCAGGCCGGGTGCGGATCGCGCGGAATTGATCACGCTCGAGGAATTGGATTACGAGTCGCCGAAGAAAAAGTTTGAGCTGGTTGTGCGAGCCGCTTCCCCACCTCTGAGATCGGACGCCCTGGTTCAGATACTAGTAACCGACGTGAATGACAACGCACCGGTGCTCAAAGACtttcaaatcatatttaaCAACTTCAAGGATTTTTTCCCCACTGCTCCCATAGGCAAGATACCCGCCATCGATGCAGACGTTACCGACAAGTTGACGTACACTATACTGGCCGGGAACAATGCCAATTTGATAGATTTGAACAGGACGAGTGGCGAAATCCGTTTGTCACCGCAGTTGAACACTAACGTGCCACGTGTTGCCACGATGGAGGTGTCCGTTACGGATGGTATCAACGAGGTGAAAGCCACGATGACCCTCTCGGTGCGTTTGATCACCGACAAGATGCTCCTTAACTCAATCACCGTCAGATTGGACGATATGACCGCGGAGGCTTTCCTCAGCCCTTTGTTAGGATATTTCCTGGATGGTTTGGCGGCGATCATTCCCTGCCCAAGGGAAAATATCTTCCTGTTCAGCATACAGGAGGACGCCAACGTGAACGGAAAGATCTTGAACGTGAGCTTTTCCGCGCGTAAAGTCGAACCTGGAGTGACCGACGAATTTTACAGCCCGCAATTTCTTCAAGAGCGCGTTTACTTGAATCGAGGCATATTGGCAAGATTGGCCACGGTCACTGTTTTACCGTTCGACGATAATCTTTGCGTAAGGGAGCCTTGTTTGAATTTCGAGGAATGTTTAACAGTGTTGAAATTTGGAAACGCTTCTGGATTCGCGAGCAGCGACACCGTATTGTTCAGACCGATATATCCTGTAACAACGTTCGCGTGCAGGTGTGCCAGAGGTTTCACAGGCAGTAAAGAGTCGTATTTGTGCGACACAGAAGTCAATTTATGTTACTCGAATCCATGCGTAAATGGTGGCACTTGTTACAGAAGAGAAGGCGGATACGCGTGTTCCTGCAGCCCAGAATTTGGAGGGGAAAATTGTGAGATCTCGTTGGACAAGGATTCTTGCGCCCCAGGAATTTGTAAGGGGGGTTCTCAATGCACCATGAAAACGACGGGCGGTTTCACTTGCGAGGGATGCCCGGTAACGACTTTGGAGAACGTGACGCCTCTCTGTGAGCTGAAAGCCCGTAGTTTTGGGCCAGCAACGTTTCTCACGTTCGCATCTTTGAGGCAAAGGCACAGGTTGCAAATCAAATTGAGGTTCGCCACCGAGGCGGCCAATGGCCTTCTTCTTTACAATGGGCGGTACAACGAGAAACACGATTTCATAGCCCTGGAAATAATCGATTCCGAGGTACAATTCAGCTTCTCCCTCGGTGACGAGATCACTCGGACGAGCGCCAGCATACCTGGCGGTGTTTCTGATGGCCAGTGGCACGAAGTCGAAGTCTCTTACATCAATAAAACGGTGACAATCTCTCTGGACAATTGCGACGTAGCTCTGGCGTTGGAGTACGGCGACAGATTGGGCAGAAAATGGTCCTGCGCTGGGAGAAGCGAACAAGTGTTGGAGGAGCGTTGCAGCATCGTAACCGAGACTTGCCACCGGTTCTTGGACTTGACAGGGCCTCTGCAGTTGGGTGGCCTACCCGCTATACCGTCTAGCTTTCGAATCAGAAACAAAGACTTCGTCGGCTGCGTCAGCGACCTCTATATCGATCATATTTTCATCGACCTAAATTCTTTCGTAGCTGACAACGGCACCAACCCTGGCTGCCCGGAGAAAGTTTCGTTCTGCTCGTCTTCCCCGTGCAAGAACAACGGGAAGTGTCGAGAAATATGGGCCGGGTTCGTTTGCGAGTGCGAGGAAAATTTTGCTGGACCTACCTGCGCCGACGAGGTTGGCAAACCATGGAACTTCCACGGGGACGGGATGATCAGCTTCAACCCCTTGTTGAGACCCATTCAACTGCCCTGGCTAACCGCCCTCAGCCTGAGAACTCGATCGAGGCAAGCGTTCGTCATGAGCGTGCAAATTGGGCAAAACAGTTCCGCACTGATTCAAATCCGAGAGGGTAAATTGGTGGCGTTGTTAGATGGCGCTGACATCATACAAACGTTGAACGACATTGCCGACGGTGAGTGGCACAGAGTGGAGATCGTGTGGCAGAGTGGTCACGTCTCTTTGGATATCGATTATCGAAGCCGACCCATATTGTCCTCGTTACCAGCCAAATTGCAGGGTTTGTACATAGGTAGAATCCTGGTCGGTGGGCCGGAACAGTCGATGAACATCGAGCTACCGTATTTCGACGGGTGTCTCCAAGACATACGTATCGGCAGTAATCAAAGCGTGTTGTTGCGGCCAACTGTTCAAGAGAACGTCGCGACTGGCTGCAGTTCAGAGGCTGAGTGCAACGTAGACTGTCCAGAGGCATCGATCTGTGTGCCTAAGTGGAAGGCAGGCGAGTGCGTTTGCGCGACCGGGCGGGTAGGACGTAACTGTGAACGTGTTTGCGATTTGAATCCCTGCAACAACAGTGGCGCTTGTATCGAGGACGCGACGTCCCGTAGAGGATACCGATGCGAATGCAATTCGCCCGAATATTCTGGAAATTACTGCGAAATCAAGGCCGATCAACCATGTCCAGCAACCTGGTGGGGTTCGCCGGTTTGCGGACCTTGTCATTGCGACGAGTCGAAAGGTTACGATCCTGCCTGCAACAAGACAACAGGCGAATGTTATTGCAAGGAGAATCACTATCAGCCTTCTGGTAAAAAGGAATGCATCCCTTGCGAGTGTTACGCAACTGGAAGCTTTGGCCCTCGCTGCGACACCGAGACAGGACAGTGCCGGTGTCGAGTCGGGGTCATTGGACGATCTTGCACAGCGTGTCCCAATCCGTATGCCGAGGTCACGCTTCGTGGTTGCGAGGTAGTGTACGACGGATGCCCCAGGTCTTACTCTGAAGGGCTGTGGTGGCCGAGGACAAAATTTGGAATGATCGCCGTAGAGGATTGCCCCGATATGGCCGAAGGAAAGACTTCCAGGTCTTGTGACGATAAACTTGGCGGCTGGCAAGAACCTGATCTCTTCAACTGTACCTCGGAAGCGTTTATCGAGCAAAGACATCAGTTAGCTGCGTTAGAAACAAAAGAATTGACTTTGAATACTTACGTAGCCGTGAAGATAGCGAAAGATGTATATAGAGCAGTGAACGTGACCAAAGAATTGTATGGGGCCGATTTGCTGGTCGCTGAATCTTTGTTGGTAGCGTTGTTGCAATATGAAGAGAGTTTGGTTGGGTTAAATTTGACTCATAGTCAAGATAAGGATTATGTCTCTTATCTGGTTGGGATTGCtagcaatattttaaaaagcaaatatttggaaaagtgGTCAAGGATTGAGACTCTTAACGGTGATACACCTGACAAAGTCTTGAATGCAATgggaaattatttgaaaacctTGACTGCATCTCAACACGATACTTTCACAAATCCTTTTGAAATAGTCGATATTAATGTAG tactaGGTCTGGATGTAGTAACTTCAGAGAGTTTGTTCGGTTATGAAACGGCAGAATATACAGAAGATCCATCTGCATCTACAGCAAGGCCAACCGAAGCGGATCAGAAAGTCGTGTTACCCGACACTTCAGCGTTTCTGTCCTCACCTGCTCATTTCGGCCCGTCAATTACTTtcccaaaatataataattatatggcCGATCCGAATAGATTCGATCcatattctaaaataagaGTGCCTCTTGATATATTAGGCATTAAAACTTTAATGCAAGGTGAATTAAATGTTAAGAAAAGTTTGGTAAATCGAAAGGCTGTGTTGAGTTATGTGCAATATAAGCAATTAGGTGCCCTATTGCCTCAgag atttgacGATTCTGTGTCAGTTAGATGGGGCGTAGAAGTAGCGGTAGGTTCGCCAGTCATAACAGTATCCGTTTTAGTTCCTTCCAATGATGGTTACATATCTTTGACTGGAATTCCCTTACAATCACCTGTTCAAATTAGTCTTTGGCTCAGCGAGAAAGACGATATTAAGACTAGAACTAATCCGCAATGTGTGCATTGGAGTACAGCTAGGGG agTGGGTGAATGGAGTCGTATGGGTTGTACTACGGAGAGTGAAGACGATTCTTTGTCTTTTGGAACGATTGTAAATTGTTCCTGTTTCCAATTATCCACTTTTGCAATATTGACGGATGTACTCGATCCAGAATACGTCCCCGAACCATCTTTATTAGAAGATGTAACGAGTTACAGTGCATTTATGCTTGCTTTACCCTTGCTGTTATCCGCTTTACTTATTTTGGCTTTGATACGAGGTGGTGGCACAAATTCAAAtagtattcataaaaatttggtAATGTGTGTTTTCTTTGCCGAAGTGCTCTATTTGATTGCACTCAAAGCTAGAAGTCCTCTAGTCTCGAATGAATTTCCATGTAAATTGACGGCAATTGGTCTACATTATGCTTGGTTAAGTACATTCTCATGGACTTTAGTAGACTCCATTCATCTCTATCGAATGCTGACTGAAATGCGAGATGTGAATCATGGACAAATGAGATTTTATTACGCCATGGGATATGGTGCTCCAGCTATTATAGTTGGATTGACTATCGGCGTTAGAGCCGATCAGTAcgggaatttttattt ttgTTGGTTATCAATTTATGAAACTGTGATTTGGTCTTTAATAGGACCGATTTGCTTAGCGATCTTTGTGAATTTTTGTATTCTCGTTATGTCGATACGAGCAGCTTTTACATTGAAAGAACACATCATGGGTTTCGGAAATTTAAGAACGTTACTCTGGTTATCCGTAGCTTCGTTACCTTTACTTGGATCTACGTGGACATTAACGGTCCTTAATGCCTCTGAAAATTCGCCAACATTATCGTACCTGCTTAGTATAGCAGTCGTTGTACATGCATCATTTAGTTTGATCGGTTATTGCTTTATTAATGGCAGAGTACGAAGAAATCTGTACTTAAGCCTGTTAAGATGTATCGGGAAAAAGACACCTTTGTTGGAGGGAAGTATGGGAAATGGAAGCAGTAGTCAAAATGTAAATGGTCATTCG CGATCTGCATTGGCATATTCGTCAACGTATAGTGGAGCAGAATCGGTGTGTAGAAGAGTTCATGTAGGAGTTTCGACGAGTAGTACAACTTCACGAAGTACAAATAAAACTGGGTCCAGCCCTTATCGTAGTGATACACATTTAAGGCATACATCAACATCCACGAGTAATTATAATAGCGATAGAGATCCCTATTTATCTTCTAGGAGTCATCGATCGACATTACATTCCAGACAAG AACCAAGGAATCAACGTAGAGATTCCGAATCGGATTCAGATGGATCCCAAGCTGAAGGTGGAGGACGAAGTTTAGACCTTGCGAGTTCGCATAGTTCTGACGAGGAAGATGTTACGTCGAGATCGCATAGAAATATGGGTGTCTCGACGCAGCAACCTGTCACGCACAGTTATTTGCCTAATATACATAGCAATCCTACCGAACATTTAAACATACTTTGCTCAAATACGgatttatttccaaatatcaAACCCATTTACGCACCTAGATGGAGTTCGCAGTTACCAGAAGCATATTTATCATCAAAcg cAATGGACGTACGCGGAAGCCAATGGTCTGGAGGTACCATATCCGATAATGAAATGGCCTCGAATAAAACTTCCAGTCCCAATCCACTGCCTTATCCTGACATGAATTCACCCCAAAAAAGTCAACcggatgaaaattattcggaAGGCGAAGAAAAACTTCATCATTtgggagaaaaatatttgtttccatATACTGCTGAAGAAGATCACACTGTCTCGCCTACTCCGTACATGCTACCTATGTCTTCCCGCATTCTCGCGTCTAGCATGAGTCATCATTCGCAAAATTCTAATCATGAAAATATGAGCGGTTCAGAAAGGTATGGAAGCTTAAAGAGAGGACAAAGTATACATAGCTCTCAACACGATAACCTAAGCGGGTCGGAAAGATACGGTAGCTTAAAGCGTGGTAAAATAACACCAACTGTGCTAGAAGATTCACCGGAATATATTCTACCGATGAGTGGTAGAATATTGTCTAGTTCATTAACCCACGATTTACAACATAGCAATGAATTGGCTGCACTTCgacagcagcaacagcaataTGAACAAACTATCACAGAGACCGA GAAGGATACTAATGCGGAAACGTCGGTATGA